A section of the Armatimonadia bacterium genome encodes:
- a CDS encoding 1,4-alpha-glucan branching protein domain-containing protein gives MKSPFGAFVMILHGHIPYVLGHGTWPHGSNMIYEAAAETYIPLLWALEELVHEGISPNITISLSPITVEQLADERFKMWFEAYLTDKQKTAQRDAAEFQARGDGHLAFLAGQWEGRYRSVCEAFIDGYDRDLVAAFRRLQDGGHIEVMTCAATHGYLPLLHEDASIQAQILQSVQTYEQHFGRRPRGIWLPECAYRPRCRWAPPPEIGYPETPYPRKGIEEFLGENGFDYFVVDTHMLGGGNPLPVSVSREDTLGKAWGHIRHVREASPYYGAKTPYRPYFVGDRFEDHPPVAILVRDPDTSQQVWSGWRGYPGDYCYLEFHKKHMPGDLRYWRVTDDLNDLSSKAPYEPQLANDRLQEHAGHFLSLVKEKLRNAPWEGGMPLVCAPFDAELFGHWWFEGPRWMSKMLRWMNQDPEISVMTASAYLAAHSPDRATALPEGSWGAGGGHYVWMNNETAWTWHRVYDAEKDFRALVREHGRGHDEVMQRLVRQAARELLLLQASDWQFLITTWSARDYAEARLNSHYNDFKSLMRVARDYAAGRVVSDASWAAVGRISDRDRPFAKIDPTWWGRVKRPAIG, from the coding sequence ATGAAATCACCCTTCGGCGCCTTCGTGATGATCCTGCACGGCCATATCCCCTATGTTCTCGGACACGGGACCTGGCCCCATGGCAGCAACATGATCTATGAGGCCGCGGCGGAGACCTACATCCCCTTGCTCTGGGCGCTGGAGGAGTTGGTGCATGAGGGCATCTCGCCCAACATCACCATCAGCCTGAGCCCGATCACGGTGGAGCAGCTTGCCGATGAGCGGTTCAAGATGTGGTTCGAGGCCTACCTGACGGACAAGCAGAAGACCGCCCAGAGGGACGCGGCGGAGTTTCAGGCTCGTGGCGACGGACACCTGGCCTTCCTCGCCGGGCAGTGGGAAGGGCGCTATCGGTCCGTGTGCGAGGCCTTCATCGACGGCTACGACAGGGACCTGGTGGCAGCCTTCCGGCGACTGCAGGATGGCGGGCACATCGAGGTCATGACCTGTGCCGCCACTCACGGCTATCTGCCCTTGCTCCACGAGGACGCCAGCATCCAGGCGCAGATCCTGCAGTCGGTGCAGACCTACGAGCAGCACTTCGGCCGACGACCGCGTGGCATCTGGCTACCGGAGTGCGCCTATCGACCGCGCTGCCGCTGGGCGCCGCCGCCGGAGATCGGCTACCCGGAGACGCCCTATCCGCGTAAGGGCATCGAGGAGTTCCTGGGCGAGAACGGCTTCGACTACTTCGTCGTCGACACTCACATGCTCGGCGGCGGGAATCCGCTGCCTGTGAGTGTGAGCCGCGAGGACACACTCGGGAAGGCTTGGGGCCACATCCGGCACGTCCGTGAGGCCTCGCCCTACTACGGCGCGAAGACCCCTTACCGTCCGTACTTCGTGGGCGACCGCTTTGAAGACCATCCGCCGGTCGCAATCCTGGTGCGCGACCCGGACACGAGTCAGCAGGTGTGGAGTGGCTGGCGGGGCTATCCGGGCGACTACTGCTACCTGGAGTTCCACAAGAAGCACATGCCCGGCGACTTGCGCTACTGGCGAGTGACGGACGACCTCAACGACCTCTCCAGCAAGGCGCCCTACGAGCCCCAGCTTGCCAACGACCGCCTCCAGGAGCATGCCGGGCACTTCCTGTCGCTGGTGAAGGAGAAGCTGCGAAACGCGCCCTGGGAAGGCGGCATGCCGCTGGTCTGCGCGCCCTTCGATGCGGAGCTGTTCGGGCACTGGTGGTTCGAGGGTCCACGCTGGATGAGCAAGATGCTGCGGTGGATGAACCAGGACCCGGAGATCAGTGTGATGACCGCGTCGGCCTACCTGGCGGCTCACTCACCGGACCGGGCGACCGCACTTCCCGAGGGTTCCTGGGGTGCCGGTGGTGGGCATTACGTGTGGATGAACAACGAGACCGCCTGGACCTGGCACCGCGTGTACGATGCAGAGAAGGACTTCCGCGCCCTGGTGCGGGAGCATGGTCGGGGACACGACGAAGTGATGCAGCGGCTAGTCCGTCAGGCGGCCAGGGAGCTGCTGCTCCTCCAGGCCTCAGACTGGCAGTTCCTGATCACCACCTGGTCGGCTCGCGACTACGCCGAGGCGCGGCTGAACTCCCACTACAACGACTTCAAGAGCCTGATGCGGGTGGCCCGGGACTATGCCGCCGGTCGGGTCGTCTCTGACGCTTCCTGGGCAGCCGTCGGTCGAATCAGCGACCGCGACCGTCCCTTTGCCAAGATCGATCCTACCTGGTGGGGTCGCGTCAAGCGCCCCGCTATCGGCTAA
- a CDS encoding M60 family metallopeptidase, whose amino-acid sequence MRARLATAALALLLLISSQVVSLAAPEDVDALLKGTRLLIAPGCIPAAIVVSGDQAFVVATARTGKYRAPFLAAAHYGKGRLFAAGHGGFFGGASLKSVDNRQLTGNIAKWLAAGKTDPVVGVIGLPEVASVLRESGYKVLVLTEADVPAKLNQVQVLFGPAQSFGGTTTSPAAAALTDFVRQGGGLFLHACSWGWQQLNPGRDVRTEMGGNRICAPMGITWADAMVDETDPKGYLTAPAELELTQSSVALSRLAQGTEIPEAENAQIGSTLSLALRALPPDDQFINPRLNSLIAERGEQALPTDKAPVTVKQPFARLSIIRDFSQMRNVPVPQVKAYPSAASFPGSVPADAPRVSRQVSLDTAVPAWHSLGLYAAPGESVTVTLPAAAVGKGLSVRIGSHTDKLWGLDSWKRFPEISRSWKLSSAETTVASPFGGLVYVEVPENCKLGSLSVGVSGAVEAPLYELGKTSLDQWRSTIRQAPGPWAELASSKVILTVPAEHVRTLDDPEQLMRLWDQVLDTEADFAGIPHERKRPERICSDEQISAGYMHSGYPIMTWLDAPARMVSYDKIKAGDWGLFHELGHNHQSGNYTFGGTGEVTVNLFTMYVFDKVCGQPVVTGRVSADKMDKKVADYLAAGAPFDKWKSDPFLALRMYAQLQEGFGWDPFRVVINQYRKAPAAELPKNDDEKRDQWMVRFSRQVGKNLGPFFQTWGVPTSEKARQSIADLPAWMPPNFPPAKTQ is encoded by the coding sequence ATGCGTGCCCGCCTGGCCACCGCTGCTCTCGCGCTGCTTCTGCTCATCTCCTCACAAGTCGTCAGTCTCGCGGCGCCCGAGGATGTTGACGCGCTCCTGAAGGGCACGCGGCTACTGATCGCGCCCGGCTGCATCCCTGCGGCCATCGTCGTGTCGGGCGATCAGGCCTTCGTCGTCGCCACAGCACGCACGGGCAAGTACCGGGCACCCTTCCTTGCCGCTGCTCACTACGGCAAGGGTCGGTTGTTCGCCGCAGGTCACGGCGGCTTCTTCGGTGGGGCGTCCCTCAAGAGCGTCGACAACCGCCAACTCACCGGGAACATCGCGAAGTGGCTGGCCGCCGGGAAGACCGACCCGGTCGTCGGTGTGATTGGCCTGCCGGAGGTCGCCAGCGTCCTGCGTGAATCGGGCTACAAGGTGCTCGTCCTCACGGAGGCCGACGTCCCCGCCAAGCTCAACCAGGTGCAGGTGCTCTTTGGTCCGGCGCAGTCCTTCGGCGGCACCACAACTTCACCGGCAGCGGCGGCGCTGACCGACTTCGTCCGCCAGGGCGGCGGCCTGTTCCTTCATGCCTGCTCCTGGGGTTGGCAGCAGCTCAACCCGGGTCGCGACGTGCGAACCGAGATGGGCGGCAACCGCATCTGCGCACCGATGGGGATCACCTGGGCCGATGCCATGGTCGATGAGACCGACCCCAAGGGCTACCTCACCGCACCCGCCGAGCTGGAACTCACCCAGTCCTCCGTGGCCCTTAGCCGACTGGCGCAGGGCACCGAGATCCCCGAGGCCGAGAACGCCCAGATCGGGTCGACTCTGTCCCTGGCGCTGCGTGCTCTGCCGCCCGACGACCAGTTCATCAACCCGCGACTGAACTCACTCATCGCGGAGCGCGGCGAGCAGGCCCTCCCAACGGACAAGGCGCCGGTGACCGTCAAGCAGCCCTTCGCCCGCCTCTCCATCATCCGCGACTTCTCTCAGATGCGCAACGTGCCGGTACCGCAGGTGAAAGCCTATCCCTCGGCGGCGAGCTTCCCTGGTTCGGTTCCTGCCGATGCCCCGCGGGTCAGCCGACAGGTCAGCCTCGATACCGCCGTTCCTGCCTGGCACAGTCTCGGCCTCTACGCAGCTCCCGGTGAGTCCGTGACCGTCACTCTTCCTGCCGCTGCGGTGGGGAAGGGGCTGAGCGTGAGGATCGGCTCTCACACCGACAAGCTCTGGGGACTGGACAGTTGGAAGCGCTTCCCCGAAATCAGCCGCTCCTGGAAACTGTCCAGCGCAGAGACGACCGTGGCCAGCCCCTTCGGCGGACTGGTCTATGTCGAGGTCCCCGAGAACTGCAAGCTGGGCTCCCTCTCGGTTGGCGTGTCCGGTGCGGTCGAAGCTCCCCTCTATGAGCTGGGCAAGACCAGTCTCGACCAGTGGCGCAGCACGATCCGTCAGGCCCCGGGGCCCTGGGCCGAACTGGCCTCGAGCAAGGTCATCCTCACCGTCCCCGCGGAGCATGTGCGCACCCTTGACGACCCGGAGCAGCTCATGCGCCTGTGGGATCAGGTGCTGGACACCGAGGCCGACTTCGCGGGCATCCCTCACGAGCGCAAGCGTCCCGAGCGTATCTGCTCCGACGAGCAGATCAGCGCCGGTTACATGCACTCCGGCTACCCCATCATGACCTGGCTCGACGCGCCTGCGCGCATGGTCAGCTATGACAAGATCAAGGCCGGTGACTGGGGCCTGTTCCACGAGTTGGGCCACAATCACCAGTCGGGGAACTACACCTTCGGCGGTACCGGTGAGGTGACCGTCAACCTCTTCACGATGTACGTCTTCGACAAGGTCTGCGGGCAGCCGGTCGTCACCGGCCGTGTGTCGGCGGACAAGATGGACAAGAAGGTCGCCGACTATCTTGCGGCGGGCGCACCCTTTGACAAGTGGAAGAGCGACCCCTTCCTCGCGCTGCGCATGTACGCACAGCTTCAGGAGGGCTTCGGCTGGGACCCCTTCCGCGTGGTCATCAACCAGTACCGCAAGGCTCCGGCGGCGGAGTTGCCCAAGAACGATGACGAGAAGCGCGACCAGTGGATGGTGCGGTTCTCGCGACAGGTCGGCAAGAACCTGGGGCCCTTCTTCCAGACCTGGGGCGTGCCGACGTCGGAGAAGGCACGGCAATCGATAGCCGATCTGCCGGCGTGGATGCCGCCAAACTTCCCGCCCGCCAAGACCCAGTAA
- a CDS encoding TMEM165/GDT1 family protein: MDWKPFVSTFTLLLLAELGDKTQLAVITQSAKFNSPYLVLAGAALALTIVSALGVVLGQLCATCFPEQIIRYLAGAAFIVMGLLMLLKVI, translated from the coding sequence GTGGATTGGAAGCCCTTCGTATCTACCTTTACGCTCCTGCTTCTTGCCGAGCTCGGCGACAAGACACAGCTCGCCGTCATCACCCAGTCAGCGAAGTTCAACAGCCCCTATCTCGTGCTCGCCGGCGCCGCGCTTGCCCTGACGATCGTCAGCGCACTCGGCGTGGTTCTTGGCCAGCTCTGCGCAACGTGCTTCCCGGAGCAGATCATCCGCTACCTGGCCGGTGCAGCCTTCATCGTGATGGGCCTCCTGATGCTGCTCAAGGTGATCTGA
- a CDS encoding Gfo/Idh/MocA family oxidoreductase yields the protein MRLAIVGFRHAHAAALYQTAQRLEHVDVVACVEEDPAARDQIPVQLGVTLTHDTFDQVLQEVDFDALACIDYFARRGPILIKALEAGKHVVTDKPLCTEVDQLRQIAALAREKNLVVHADFTMRYSGLAMKMRDLVRSGAIGNLATATVFGLHPLNWGSRPGWYFEPGKQGGTINDIMIHGFDMLRWITGKEFSHVLSAAAGPVQGSPAPEHFQQSAQSFLQMEDGARMMGDCSYLAPAGHAAHWRFFLWGSEGHLAYESDKRLILQRAGEPEAVIEQAEGPGVDPFEDFARQVEFGAEPFLCREECFRSTMVALTAQQAADTGATNLAIPSL from the coding sequence ATGAGACTAGCGATCGTGGGGTTCCGTCACGCTCACGCTGCCGCCCTCTACCAGACGGCGCAGCGGCTCGAACACGTCGATGTGGTGGCCTGTGTCGAGGAGGATCCCGCTGCGCGCGACCAGATCCCGGTGCAGTTGGGGGTCACACTGACCCACGACACCTTCGACCAGGTCTTGCAGGAGGTCGACTTCGACGCCCTGGCCTGCATCGACTACTTCGCCCGTCGCGGGCCGATCCTGATCAAAGCCCTCGAAGCGGGTAAGCATGTCGTGACGGACAAGCCCCTGTGCACCGAGGTCGACCAGTTGCGGCAGATCGCCGCTCTGGCCCGTGAGAAGAACCTGGTCGTCCACGCCGACTTCACCATGCGCTACAGCGGACTTGCGATGAAGATGCGCGACCTGGTCCGCTCGGGCGCGATCGGCAACCTCGCGACGGCCACCGTCTTCGGGCTGCACCCGCTGAACTGGGGCTCGCGTCCAGGGTGGTACTTCGAGCCCGGCAAGCAGGGCGGCACGATCAATGACATCATGATCCACGGCTTCGACATGCTGCGCTGGATCACCGGCAAGGAGTTCAGCCACGTGCTGAGCGCGGCCGCCGGACCTGTTCAGGGCTCACCGGCACCGGAGCACTTCCAGCAGTCGGCCCAGAGCTTCCTGCAAATGGAGGACGGTGCCCGCATGATGGGCGACTGCTCCTACCTGGCACCTGCGGGTCATGCCGCTCACTGGCGTTTCTTCCTCTGGGGAAGCGAGGGCCATCTGGCCTACGAGAGCGACAAGCGGCTGATCCTCCAGCGTGCCGGGGAGCCTGAAGCCGTGATAGAGCAGGCCGAAGGTCCCGGCGTGGATCCCTTCGAGGACTTCGCCCGGCAGGTCGAGTTCGGGGCCGAGCCCTTCCTGTGCCGAGAAGAGTGCTTCCGCTCGACGATGGTTGCGCTCACCGCTCAGCAGGCGGCCGACACGGGTGCGACGAACCTCGCGATCCCATCGCTCTAG
- a CDS encoding tetratricopeptide repeat protein, with protein sequence MSPAFALDPGVLIQELQLPKIALNLNVTFATSDLRIPDSLDPEGDVAKVQEELKAGERPDLWLRLARLQQQLGRYDDAATSYQKAAEGYDKLLQAEPQNARAHTGYAEVLVALSRDEDAATQIELAMVADETLWKPHELAADLHAKHAVMAHSLNMPQLMRGHLEAAESEAKEALRLAPDDPRPQVMLFIAKWLPEVLELRADPKSGLKRLGAFEEMSEILKKASALAPGFPRLAEYAVSAKMMPFFTSQMSGGLDKPLWDSLDDAQRRVLTSCRDDYLKLSEQIPSLKAEALTFAAVACFSMADKKSMYEHLRAAADADPKSTTALEVMVGFLAQEGNWAQALLASEEIKTRKPSGRSYTWLGRIYAEQRQWKAAEESFRMATNYDDSSSAANLGLGVVLLKQGASPVEALLPLQAAWEKSQNEPEVLLAWGTCLALLGEVDEGRRMVKQAISMWPPSEGLQRVAKELGLDAQ encoded by the coding sequence GTGTCGCCTGCCTTCGCTCTTGATCCCGGCGTGCTGATCCAGGAGTTGCAGCTCCCCAAGATCGCGCTGAACCTCAACGTCACCTTCGCTACGAGCGACCTGCGGATCCCCGATTCGCTTGACCCGGAGGGCGACGTCGCAAAGGTGCAGGAGGAGCTCAAGGCCGGGGAGCGGCCCGATCTGTGGCTGCGACTGGCTCGCCTGCAGCAGCAACTCGGGCGCTATGACGATGCGGCCACCAGCTATCAGAAGGCAGCAGAAGGCTACGACAAGCTCCTCCAGGCGGAGCCGCAGAATGCTCGTGCCCACACCGGCTATGCAGAGGTACTGGTCGCCCTGTCGCGCGATGAGGATGCAGCCACCCAGATCGAGCTGGCGATGGTGGCGGACGAGACGCTGTGGAAGCCCCATGAGCTGGCAGCCGACCTGCACGCCAAGCACGCGGTGATGGCCCACAGCCTGAACATGCCCCAGCTCATGCGCGGGCACCTGGAGGCCGCCGAGTCCGAGGCCAAAGAAGCCCTGCGGCTCGCACCCGATGATCCCCGTCCACAGGTGATGCTGTTCATCGCCAAGTGGCTGCCCGAGGTGCTGGAGTTGCGCGCGGACCCCAAGTCAGGGCTCAAACGTCTTGGGGCCTTCGAGGAAATGAGCGAGATCCTCAAGAAGGCGTCTGCGCTGGCCCCGGGTTTCCCACGTCTGGCCGAGTATGCCGTCTCAGCCAAGATGATGCCCTTCTTCACCTCGCAGATGTCCGGCGGCCTTGACAAGCCCCTCTGGGACAGCCTGGATGACGCCCAGCGGCGGGTGCTGACCTCCTGTCGCGACGACTACCTCAAGCTGTCCGAGCAGATCCCCTCGCTCAAGGCGGAAGCGCTCACCTTCGCAGCCGTTGCGTGTTTCTCCATGGCCGACAAGAAGTCCATGTACGAGCACCTGCGGGCCGCCGCCGATGCTGACCCCAAGAGCACGACGGCGCTGGAGGTTATGGTCGGATTCCTGGCCCAGGAGGGCAACTGGGCGCAGGCGCTCCTCGCCTCAGAGGAGATCAAAACGCGCAAACCCAGTGGGAGGTCTTACACCTGGCTAGGGCGCATATACGCCGAGCAACGCCAGTGGAAGGCGGCCGAGGAGTCCTTCCGCATGGCCACCAACTACGATGACTCCTCTTCTGCGGCCAATCTGGGACTCGGTGTAGTCCTGCTCAAGCAAGGGGCAAGCCCCGTGGAGGCGTTGCTTCCCCTTCAGGCCGCATGGGAGAAGAGCCAGAACGAACCCGAGGTCCTGCTGGCCTGGGGCACCTGTCTCGCCCTGTTGGGAGAGGTTGACGAAGGCCGAAGGATGGTGAAACAGGCGATATCGATGTGGCCCCCCAGTGAGGGGCTGCAGCGTGTCGCTAAAGAGCTGGGCCTTGACGCCCAGTAG
- a CDS encoding FAD-dependent oxidoreductase has translation MITKVPEPMRYPRLFSPLSLGGLELPNRIVMAPMGTHYADLQHRVTDRLIAYHVARARGGTGLNIVEHTAVHPLGLTAPRMLAILDDTYIDGFRRLADAVHEAGGRIALQLQHGGRQASVQVIGQETLSPSAVPTGRDGRLPREMTVREIREAVEAFGEGARRARQAGLDGVEVHMAHGYLGCSFLSPHLNRRTDAYGGDLRKRTRFAAEVIAAIRKRCGQDFPVWCRVSAEEYVPGGMTPEMMQQVAVLLQGYGYCAIHVSAGIGETSSYASAPFLMPQGHLLPLAAAVARVVSVPVIGVGNLRTPARAEEALSAGQCHLVALGRALLADPEWANKARQGRERDIITCVQCNLGCLGKARDPEAGCECVTNPTTGHEAEWEDDALPPAEPRRKVLVIGGGPAGMTAAAVAARRGHEVTLWEQRPTLGGRLADLVCADRSGAFADLLGSMVGALDASGVQVLWQQKADWETIAAAAPDVVVIATGSRPATARESVVGGVSGTVVDVLDCLQNPQRPLSHVVTILGAGESGCLAALHLARRGHEVTLLEREPLVGPRMAAGVQHFVARQLADLGVKVYTACEVLSVAEGTVTVRGSEGVLRSLPAGSVVLALGHRSQQGPAPEAAPPGLQVYSIGDCVEARTLHHAIWEGAQIGRTV, from the coding sequence ATGATCACGAAGGTCCCGGAGCCTATGCGCTATCCCAGACTCTTCTCTCCCCTTTCCCTGGGCGGCCTGGAGTTGCCGAACCGCATCGTCATGGCGCCGATGGGGACCCATTACGCGGACCTTCAGCACCGCGTGACGGATCGGCTGATCGCCTATCATGTGGCGCGTGCGCGCGGCGGCACAGGGCTGAACATCGTCGAGCACACGGCGGTCCACCCGCTGGGGCTGACGGCTCCGCGAATGCTGGCAATCCTCGATGACACCTACATCGACGGCTTCCGCCGCCTCGCCGATGCCGTACATGAGGCCGGTGGCCGAATCGCGCTGCAGCTTCAGCACGGTGGACGCCAGGCGAGTGTGCAGGTCATCGGCCAGGAGACGCTTTCGCCCTCGGCCGTCCCGACCGGCCGCGACGGACGACTGCCTCGCGAGATGACGGTCAGGGAGATCCGCGAGGCAGTAGAGGCCTTTGGCGAGGGTGCACGACGAGCCAGGCAGGCAGGCCTCGATGGGGTCGAAGTCCACATGGCCCACGGCTACCTGGGCTGCTCCTTCCTTTCGCCGCACCTCAACCGGCGCACCGACGCCTACGGTGGCGATCTGCGGAAACGCACGCGCTTTGCCGCTGAGGTGATCGCCGCCATCCGCAAGCGTTGTGGACAGGACTTCCCCGTGTGGTGTCGGGTGTCCGCCGAGGAGTACGTTCCCGGCGGGATGACGCCGGAGATGATGCAGCAGGTGGCCGTCCTGCTCCAGGGCTACGGCTACTGTGCGATCCACGTCTCGGCGGGGATCGGCGAGACCTCCTCCTACGCCTCAGCGCCCTTCCTGATGCCACAGGGCCATCTGCTGCCTCTCGCCGCCGCCGTAGCGCGGGTGGTCAGTGTGCCGGTGATTGGTGTCGGCAACCTGCGCACTCCTGCGCGGGCCGAGGAAGCCCTGAGCGCAGGCCAGTGCCACCTCGTCGCCCTGGGACGAGCTCTGCTGGCCGATCCGGAATGGGCCAACAAAGCGCGCCAGGGCCGAGAGCGCGATATCATCACCTGCGTGCAGTGCAACCTGGGATGCCTGGGGAAGGCCCGTGATCCTGAAGCCGGCTGCGAGTGCGTCACGAACCCCACCACCGGTCACGAGGCGGAGTGGGAAGACGATGCCCTGCCACCTGCCGAGCCGAGGCGCAAGGTGCTGGTGATCGGCGGCGGACCGGCCGGGATGACGGCTGCAGCCGTGGCCGCCCGGCGCGGACACGAGGTGACTCTCTGGGAGCAACGGCCGACCTTGGGAGGCCGTCTCGCCGACCTGGTCTGTGCAGACCGGAGCGGCGCCTTCGCCGATCTCCTGGGCAGCATGGTCGGCGCTCTGGACGCCTCGGGTGTGCAGGTGCTCTGGCAGCAGAAGGCTGATTGGGAGACGATTGCCGCGGCAGCTCCCGACGTGGTAGTGATCGCAACGGGCTCACGACCTGCGACGGCGCGGGAGTCCGTGGTCGGCGGCGTCTCAGGCACGGTCGTCGATGTCCTCGACTGCCTTCAGAACCCGCAGAGGCCCCTCTCGCACGTGGTGACGATCCTTGGTGCCGGGGAGTCCGGCTGCCTTGCCGCCCTGCATCTGGCGCGACGTGGGCACGAGGTGACGCTGCTCGAAAGGGAGCCCCTTGTTGGGCCGCGGATGGCTGCTGGAGTTCAGCACTTCGTCGCCCGGCAACTTGCGGACCTCGGCGTAAAGGTGTATACAGCCTGCGAGGTGCTGAGCGTTGCCGAGGGCACGGTGACAGTCCGGGGAAGCGAGGGCGTCCTGAGGAGCTTGCCCGCGGGTTCCGTGGTGCTCGCCCTGGGCCATCGCTCACAGCAGGGCCCGGCTCCCGAGGCTGCACCGCCGGGGCTGCAGGTCTACTCGATCGGCGATTGCGTGGAGGCACGCACGCTGCATCATGCGATCTGGGAAGGAGCACAAATTGGGCGCACGGTGTAG
- a CDS encoding Gfo/Idh/MocA family oxidoreductase: MAKKIKAAVIGAGVGKYHIEGYQSHPGCELVALSDINKAALDDTCCKFGISKGYTDYKEMLADPEIDCVSVCLPNALHKSVVIDCLEAGKNVLCEKPLARDAKEGAKMVAAAEKAGKKFMIQFNNRYRPEAQLLKKYVQQDELGKLYFARCGWIRRNGIPGWGGWFTNRDLAGGGPLIDLAVHMLDLTMWLMGNPEPVTVLASTYSAFGPKMEALGPWGTPNLKGKFNVEDMAVAMIKFAGGQTISLEASWASRCKREWVYSTLMGDKAGASLERVFGFDGVDDTSIDTLELYTQENGVPVNRELIVQPDPAMGRHSAVSHFVDCLLDDSVEMISPATDGLRIMKILDAAYKSAETGKAVNIK; the protein is encoded by the coding sequence ATGGCCAAGAAGATCAAGGCCGCTGTGATCGGCGCCGGCGTCGGCAAGTACCACATCGAGGGCTACCAGTCGCATCCGGGCTGCGAGCTCGTGGCGCTGTCTGATATCAACAAAGCCGCTCTCGACGACACCTGCTGCAAGTTCGGCATCTCCAAGGGCTACACAGATTACAAGGAGATGCTGGCCGACCCGGAGATCGACTGTGTGAGCGTCTGCCTGCCGAATGCGCTGCACAAGTCCGTGGTCATCGACTGTCTCGAGGCCGGCAAGAATGTGCTGTGCGAGAAGCCACTGGCACGCGACGCCAAAGAGGGCGCCAAGATGGTTGCGGCGGCCGAGAAGGCCGGCAAGAAGTTCATGATCCAGTTCAACAACCGCTACCGGCCGGAGGCCCAGTTGCTCAAGAAGTACGTGCAGCAAGACGAGCTGGGCAAGCTGTACTTCGCGCGCTGCGGCTGGATTCGGCGCAATGGCATTCCCGGATGGGGCGGCTGGTTCACGAACCGCGACCTCGCCGGCGGCGGCCCGCTCATCGACCTGGCTGTGCACATGCTCGACCTGACCATGTGGCTGATGGGCAACCCCGAGCCGGTCACCGTCCTTGCCTCGACCTACTCGGCCTTCGGCCCGAAGATGGAAGCGCTGGGTCCCTGGGGCACTCCCAACCTCAAGGGCAAGTTCAACGTCGAGGACATGGCTGTGGCCATGATCAAGTTCGCCGGCGGCCAGACCATCTCGCTGGAGGCCTCCTGGGCCTCGCGCTGCAAGCGTGAGTGGGTCTACTCGACCCTCATGGGCGACAAGGCCGGTGCGAGCCTGGAGCGCGTCTTCGGCTTCGACGGCGTGGACGACACCTCGATCGACACGCTGGAGCTGTACACGCAGGAGAACGGCGTCCCGGTCAACCGTGAGCTGATCGTGCAGCCTGATCCGGCCATGGGTCGCCACTCCGCAGTGAGCCACTTCGTGGACTGCCTGCTCGACGATTCCGTCGAGATGATCTCCCCGGCGACCGACGGCCTGCGCATCATGAAGATCCTGGATGCCGCCTACAAGTCGGCGGAGACCGGCAAGGCCGTCAACATCAAGTAG